One bacterium DNA segment encodes these proteins:
- a CDS encoding glycosyltransferase family 4 protein yields the protein MMRVAFDARMLEASGIGTYIFNLLKNFPETIEDIELTLLGNPDKIVAHFGEKFGNIRKTNAPIYSVSEQLCIPFAAKGADILHIPHHNVPILWRKKLVVTLHDMLHWDHPEYIPDWRGKIYLKLVSGRIKSATQVICPSWFTASRAKEILGLSVNQITVIHQGVDKEFFSRRSPDAVKQVLSEYGLKPGGYLLYVGNLKPHKNLQRLAEAYSIARKKGIRARLVLTGKLEGLRAKEDVEKLMRFEGVIHIGEVKAEELPYLYSGARALVFISLYEGFGLPPLEAMCCGCPVLVSDAGPLPEVVGDAAITVDPFDVEKIADAIVKIVTDEELRKNLIKRGKEWAKRFSWQKTAFQTIEVYKKVAKL from the coding sequence ATGATGAGAGTAGCTTTTGACGCCAGGATGCTTGAAGCATCGGGCATCGGGACATATATTTTCAACCTGCTGAAAAATTTTCCGGAAACTATAGAGGACATTGAGTTAACTCTTCTTGGCAACCCCGACAAAATTGTTGCTCATTTCGGAGAAAAGTTTGGCAATATAAGAAAAACCAACGCACCAATATATTCTGTATCAGAGCAGTTGTGCATACCCTTTGCTGCGAAAGGTGCTGACATCCTTCATATCCCGCATCATAATGTGCCCATTTTGTGGCGAAAAAAGCTTGTGGTCACGCTTCACGACATGCTCCACTGGGACCATCCGGAATACATCCCCGACTGGCGAGGAAAAATTTATCTCAAGTTGGTATCTGGCAGAATAAAGTCGGCAACTCAGGTAATATGCCCATCGTGGTTCACAGCCTCAAGAGCAAAAGAAATTTTGGGGCTTTCCGTGAACCAGATAACGGTTATTCATCAGGGTGTTGACAAAGAATTTTTTAGCAGACGCTCCCCTGATGCAGTAAAACAAGTTCTTTCGGAATACGGGCTGAAACCGGGAGGATACCTACTTTATGTGGGAAACCTAAAACCCCACAAGAACCTTCAAAGGCTTGCTGAGGCATACTCCATAGCAAGGAAAAAGGGAATACGAGCACGGTTGGTTCTGACGGGTAAGCTTGAAGGGCTTCGCGCAAAAGAGGATGTTGAAAAACTAATGCGTTTCGAGGGCGTCATACACATTGGGGAGGTTAAAGCGGAGGAGTTGCCATACCTTTATTCCGGGGCGAGAGCGTTGGTTTTTATATCGCTTTACGAGGGTTTCGGGTTGCCGCCGCTTGAGGCTATGTGCTGTGGTTGCCCTGTTCTGGTGTCCGATGCTGGACCGCTTCCGGAGGTGGTTGGCGACGCAGCAATAACAGTGGACCCATTCGATGTGGAGAAAATCGCTGATGCCATAGTTAAAATAGTAACGGACGAGGAATTAAGAAAAAATCTTATCAAACGCGGAAAAGAATGGGCGAAAAGATTTAGCTGGCAGAAAACGGCGTTCCAGACCATTGAGGTATATAAAAAAGTGGCCAAGCTGTAG